A section of the Roseivirga sp. BDSF3-8 genome encodes:
- a CDS encoding 7TM diverse intracellular signaling domain-containing protein, producing MTAKPLHILSLIISLTCLMAEVATAATPAPFYLRPGQEEMIIPFSRMAYVEDTADTLTFRHVTRHPELFSVNPRFRPPDYNAPSTYWVKLDIRLPEKGQSGQLLEFYDQTIDEITFYSPREDGTYQTIRMGDALPFHEKLFLHKNFEVLLPPDLQGVHTFYFKVKSHSYADIRVALRTLPRFVHYALNEYFLYGIFYGMIVIITLYNLLIYSAIKEIKYLYYTFYILSVGIYAMCVDGIAYQYLWPGSPQWNQIAYGTALFAVIFWILLFSMKFLNTSVRAPWLHKALLVVLGARCLYFLTGIMVDNRLFDYQYLEIIPLSLIFLASIAVLIRGYKPARFFVVAYGFLFLGFLVKGLVYLSIIPFSILSYYSLHVSFLLEMLFLTFALSDRVRILKSNRDRALRRIIRQQEVNAELKDEVNRELEKNVKQRTRELQAKNLELEELNQKLFEQTREIGRINSLLDLDNWKLKNNMKQILQDRFINKNLTPEQFRNIFPDQLSCYRFLEKMKWEKGFYCIKCNHDNYTDGTAKFSRRCTRCGYVESVTSNTVFHGIRFPIEKAFYILYVTNNRQTDYTLDELSEVLDLRRNTVWRFRKKIEKLYASGNKDDSTLLIYNLFSGHL from the coding sequence GTGACAGCAAAGCCCCTACATATCCTTTCCCTCATCATCTCGCTTACCTGCCTCATGGCAGAGGTCGCTACCGCAGCCACCCCCGCCCCATTCTATTTAAGACCCGGACAGGAAGAAATGATCATCCCCTTCAGCCGCATGGCCTATGTAGAAGACACCGCCGACACCCTCACCTTCCGCCACGTCACCCGGCACCCCGAACTCTTCAGCGTAAACCCCCGCTTCCGGCCACCCGACTACAATGCACCCTCAACCTATTGGGTAAAGCTCGATATTCGCCTGCCCGAAAAAGGCCAGAGCGGCCAGCTACTCGAGTTCTACGATCAGACCATCGACGAGATCACCTTCTACTCCCCTCGTGAAGACGGCACCTACCAAACCATAAGAATGGGCGACGCACTCCCCTTTCACGAGAAGCTCTTTCTACACAAAAACTTTGAGGTACTCCTGCCCCCCGATCTGCAGGGCGTGCACACCTTCTACTTTAAAGTAAAGTCCCACAGCTACGCCGACATTCGCGTCGCCCTGCGTACCCTGCCACGTTTTGTCCACTACGCACTCAATGAGTACTTCCTCTACGGCATCTTTTACGGGATGATCGTCATCATCACCCTTTACAACCTACTCATCTACTCCGCCATTAAGGAGATCAAGTACCTCTACTACACCTTTTACATCCTTAGCGTAGGCATATACGCCATGTGCGTCGACGGCATCGCCTACCAGTACCTCTGGCCCGGAAGCCCCCAGTGGAACCAGATAGCCTACGGCACCGCCCTCTTCGCCGTTATCTTCTGGATTCTCCTTTTCTCCATGAAGTTCCTCAACACCAGCGTGCGTGCCCCCTGGCTGCACAAAGCCCTGCTTGTCGTGCTGGGCGCCAGGTGCTTATATTTCCTTACCGGCATCATGGTCGATAACCGCCTGTTCGACTACCAATACCTGGAGATCATCCCCCTCTCCCTCATCTTCCTCGCCAGTATCGCCGTCCTTATCCGAGGCTACAAGCCCGCCCGCTTCTTCGTCGTTGCATACGGCTTCCTCTTTCTCGGTTTTTTGGTAAAAGGCCTCGTATACCTTTCCATCATCCCCTTTAGCATCCTCAGTTACTACAGCCTGCACGTCTCCTTTTTGCTCGAAATGCTCTTCCTCACCTTTGCCCTCAGCGACCGCGTGCGTATCCTTAAGAGCAACCGCGACCGCGCCCTGCGCCGCATCATCCGCCAGCAGGAAGTAAATGCGGAGCTGAAAGACGAAGTAAACCGTGAGCTCGAAAAAAACGTGAAGCAGCGCACCCGCGAGCTCCAAGCCAAAAACCTCGAGCTCGAAGAGCTAAACCAGAAGCTATTTGAGCAAACCCGTGAGATCGGCCGGATAAACAGCCTGCTCGACCTCGATAACTGGAAGCTCAAGAACAATATGAAGCAGATACTGCAGGACAGGTTCATAAACAAGAACCTCACCCCCGAGCAGTTTCGCAACATCTTTCCCGACCAGCTAAGCTGCTACCGCTTTCTCGAAAAAATGAAGTGGGAGAAAGGATTCTACTGCATCAAGTGCAACCATGACAACTACACCGACGGCACCGCCAAGTTCTCACGCCGCTGCACCCGCTGCGGCTACGTCGAGTCCGTCACCAGCAACACCGTTTTCCACGGTATCCGCTTCCCTATTGAGAAGGCATTCTACATCCTCTATGTCACCAATAACCGGCAGACCGATTACACCCTCGATGAGCTATCCGAAGTACTCGACCTGCGGCGAAATACCGTGTGGCGCTTCCGCAAAAAGATAGAAAAATTATACGCCTCTGGTAATAAAGATGACTCCACACTCCTTATCTACAACCTCTTTTCCGGTCATCTATAA
- a CDS encoding pinensin family lanthipeptide: MKKEKLNLDQIKVDSFVTEAKHLKGGAAPVSETVGGPTELYGPKGGCIYSCVVVEG; this comes from the coding sequence ATGAAGAAAGAAAAATTAAACCTAGACCAGATCAAAGTAGACAGTTTTGTAACCGAAGCTAAGCACCTGAAAGGTGGTGCCGCACCTGTATCCGAAACAGTAGGGGGTCCTACCGAATTATATGGCCCCAAAGGTGGCTGCATATACAGTTGCGTAGTAGTCGAAGGCTAA
- a CDS encoding P1 family peptidase yields the protein MKKLNVLLSLLIFMTTLAHAQTEKKRVRDYGIEIGVLRTGEHNAITDVPGVTVGHTTLVEGDSIRTGVTAILPHQGNIFQQKVPAAIFIGNGFGKLAGYSQVKELGNIETPIVLTNTLSVAAATEGLISYTLQMEGNEEVRSVNSVVGETNDGYLNDIRGRHVKPEQVVETIEKAKSGPVQEGNVGAGTGTSAFGYKGGIGTASRVLPAKEGGYTVGVLVQSNFGGVLEIAGVPVAKEFKNYPYYNSYEADGSCMIVVLTDAPLDARNLERLAERALLGLGKTGGIASNGSGDYVIAVSTAEENRVPYDESIAVRDTKTLNNEHMTPLFLATIEATEEAILNSMFAAEEMTGRDGHTLKALPVEKVMELMRKYGRVK from the coding sequence ATGAAAAAACTGAACGTGTTACTATCCCTGCTGATCTTTATGACGACCCTGGCCCACGCCCAAACTGAGAAGAAACGTGTACGAGACTATGGTATCGAGATAGGCGTGCTGCGCACGGGCGAGCACAATGCGATCACGGATGTGCCCGGCGTGACGGTAGGGCACACTACGCTGGTGGAAGGGGATAGCATCCGTACGGGTGTGACGGCCATACTGCCTCACCAGGGGAATATCTTTCAGCAAAAGGTCCCTGCTGCTATATTTATCGGTAATGGCTTCGGCAAGCTGGCGGGCTACAGCCAGGTGAAGGAGTTGGGTAATATCGAAACGCCGATTGTACTGACTAATACGCTGAGCGTGGCAGCGGCTACGGAAGGCCTGATAAGCTACACGCTGCAGATGGAAGGTAACGAGGAGGTGCGCTCGGTAAATTCGGTAGTGGGCGAAACGAATGATGGCTACCTGAATGACATCCGAGGGCGGCACGTAAAGCCGGAGCAGGTGGTGGAGACGATCGAAAAAGCGAAAAGCGGCCCGGTGCAGGAGGGCAATGTGGGGGCGGGCACGGGTACGAGTGCTTTTGGCTACAAAGGTGGTATCGGTACGGCGAGCCGCGTTCTGCCTGCAAAGGAGGGCGGCTACACGGTGGGGGTACTGGTGCAGAGCAACTTTGGCGGGGTGCTGGAGATAGCGGGTGTGCCGGTGGCGAAAGAGTTTAAGAATTACCCTTATTATAATAGCTACGAGGCGGACGGCTCGTGTATGATTGTGGTGCTGACGGATGCGCCGCTGGATGCGCGTAACCTGGAGCGCCTGGCGGAGCGTGCGCTGCTGGGCCTGGGAAAAACGGGTGGTATTGCCTCTAATGGCAGCGGGGATTATGTGATCGCGGTGTCCACCGCGGAAGAGAACCGGGTGCCTTATGATGAGTCTATCGCCGTGCGCGATACGAAAACGCTGAACAACGAGCATATGACGCCGCTCTTCCTCGCCACCATCGAAGCCACGGAAGAGGCTATACTGAACAGTATGTTTGCTGCTGAAGAGATGACGGGCCGTGATGGCCATACGCTGAAGGCGCTACCGGTGGAAAAGGTGATGGAGTTGATGAGGAAGTATGGGAGGGTGAAGTGA
- a CDS encoding pentapeptide repeat-containing protein, giving the protein MQGCPTRLPYQTLLLHLRSLLTIDYRLHPHSRYIAVKLSTDSPLIRQGDRLENAKAYFLPRRSDFRRPDFRRSDFRRSDFRRPDFRRSDFRRPDFRRSDFRRPDCQ; this is encoded by the coding sequence TTGCAGGGCTGCCCCACACGCCTACCCTATCAAACCCTATTACTTCATCTAAGGTCACTCCTCACAATAGACTACAGGCTACATCCCCATTCGAGGTACATAGCCGTCAAGCTAAGCACCGATTCCCCTCTTATCAGGCAAGGGGACAGGTTAGAAAACGCGAAAGCGTACTTCTTACCAAGGAGGTCCGACTTTCGGAGGCCCGACTTTCGGAGGTCCGACTTTCGGAGGTCCGACTTTCGGAGGCCCGACTTTCGGAGGTCCGACTTTCGGAGGCCCGACTTTCGGAGGTCCGACTTTCGGAGGCCCGACTGTCAGTGA
- a CDS encoding toxin-antitoxin system YwqK family antitoxin, which translates to MRILLSLFFILTVDFTLAQVVPVTLYYTNDRLITMPGNHAIVRYSAVDTVAGHFSGSFKDEYPDGRKIIEGAYKNGELNGALTAYYPNGVPYANGRYLNGRKYGIWRYYFTDGKPMEVVEFDSSGLFVIWTAFDADGRQTVTKGTGKWTKLMETNPRPDYILKTEFKNGKREGRWVFKSKYGHSYHVEKYKEGELKNTNDRYVKKTKDSLFSTIDDRLFAFGPLQKAGKFAVTMYAARHYPALESVLKEATNEGSAPSYAFPDSLLITLDLHAYVNGRLNGLTDNPNAEYEGVMKVGVNRSMDMIPEPEYSRGSVPSVEKGLAEVIRNAPPLVRSDYNFRPGLEFFLYYRYEKGKSPYAFIFFSREELEAYVARVSKEG; encoded by the coding sequence ATGCGTATACTATTGAGTCTTTTCTTCATCCTTACTGTTGATTTTACCCTGGCCCAGGTGGTGCCGGTGACCTTATATTATACAAATGACCGGCTGATCACTATGCCGGGCAATCATGCTATTGTGCGCTATAGCGCTGTAGATACGGTGGCTGGTCACTTCAGCGGCAGCTTTAAGGATGAATATCCGGATGGCCGTAAAATAATCGAGGGGGCGTATAAAAATGGTGAGTTAAACGGGGCTCTGACGGCGTATTATCCTAATGGTGTGCCCTATGCAAACGGGAGGTACCTGAATGGCCGAAAGTATGGGATTTGGCGCTATTACTTTACTGACGGGAAGCCAATGGAGGTGGTGGAGTTTGATAGTAGCGGACTGTTCGTGATCTGGACAGCCTTTGATGCTGATGGCAGACAAACGGTGACAAAGGGAACGGGCAAGTGGACTAAATTAATGGAGACTAATCCGAGGCCGGATTATATTTTAAAAACTGAATTTAAAAATGGGAAGCGTGAAGGGAGGTGGGTGTTCAAATCTAAGTATGGCCACTCGTATCACGTAGAAAAATATAAAGAGGGTGAGCTCAAAAACACGAATGACCGGTATGTGAAAAAGACTAAGGATAGTCTCTTTTCGACGATAGATGACCGGCTGTTTGCGTTTGGTCCGCTTCAGAAAGCGGGCAAATTTGCTGTCACGATGTATGCGGCGCGCCACTACCCTGCTCTGGAGTCTGTGCTTAAAGAAGCCACAAATGAAGGCTCTGCCCCGTCGTACGCTTTCCCTGACTCTCTGCTGATCACGCTGGATCTTCACGCGTATGTGAACGGCCGGCTTAATGGCCTGACGGATAATCCAAATGCGGAATACGAGGGGGTGATGAAGGTAGGTGTAAACAGATCTATGGATATGATACCGGAGCCTGAGTACTCACGGGGATCCGTCCCTTCTGTCGAAAAAGGCCTGGCTGAGGTGATCCGTAATGCGCCGCCACTGGTGCGCAGTGACTATAACTTCCGTCCTGGGCTGGAATTTTTCCTATACTACCGGTATGAAAAGGGAAAATCTCCATATGCGTTTATCTTTTTCAGCAGGGAAGAACTGGAGGCTTACGTGGCGCGGGTCTCGAAAGAGGGCTAA
- a CDS encoding class I SAM-dependent methyltransferase: MENNYLDINRASWNNRLDAHLSSDFYDVAGFLKGKTSLNEIELGLLGDVSGKRILHLQCHFGQDTLSLGRMGADVTGVDLSDKAIDKARALSEQTGVAAEFICCDVYDLPAYLDKAFDIVFTSYGTIGWLPDMEKWAGVVAHFLKPGGRFVFVEFHPVVWMFDDDFEKVGYPYFNRGAIVEAEEGTYADREAAINQSYVMWNHGMGEVVSSLTGKGIRIHSLTEYDYSPYNCFRHTVAFSPGKYRIRHMGDKLPMVYAIVGER; this comes from the coding sequence ATGGAAAATAATTATCTGGACATCAACCGTGCTTCATGGAATAACCGGCTGGATGCTCACCTTTCTTCTGATTTTTATGACGTGGCGGGCTTCCTGAAGGGTAAGACTTCGCTGAATGAGATAGAGCTGGGGCTGTTGGGGGATGTGTCGGGTAAACGCATCCTGCACCTGCAGTGCCACTTCGGACAGGATACGCTCTCGCTGGGCCGCATGGGAGCTGACGTAACGGGGGTGGACTTGTCTGATAAGGCGATAGATAAGGCGCGTGCGCTGTCGGAGCAGACGGGGGTGGCTGCGGAGTTTATCTGCTGTGATGTTTATGACCTGCCTGCGTACCTGGATAAGGCATTTGATATCGTGTTCACAAGCTATGGTACGATAGGCTGGCTTCCTGATATGGAGAAATGGGCCGGGGTGGTGGCACATTTTCTGAAGCCGGGCGGGCGTTTTGTGTTTGTGGAGTTTCATCCTGTGGTGTGGATGTTTGACGATGATTTTGAGAAGGTGGGCTACCCGTACTTTAACAGGGGGGCGATAGTGGAGGCAGAGGAAGGTACGTATGCAGACCGTGAGGCGGCTATTAATCAAAGCTATGTGATGTGGAACCATGGAATGGGGGAGGTGGTAAGCAGCCTGACGGGTAAGGGTATCAGGATCCATTCACTGACAGAATATGATTACTCGCCTTATAATTGCTTTCGCCATACGGTAGCGTTCAGCCCCGGTAAGTACCGAATCCGGCACATGGGGGACAAACTGCCGATGGTATATGCTATAGTGGGGGAGAGGTGA
- a CDS encoding NAD(P)-dependent alcohol dehydrogenase, whose amino-acid sequence MSKTNVRAYGTEAADAPLDAMTIARREPTSRDVEIAIQYCGVCHSDLHTARNDWGGTKYPAVPGHEIVGKVTGLGDDVRDLKVGDTVAVGCMVDSCGECENCKNDLEQYCVRGFTGTYNGKDKHLGGHTFGGYSEKVVEDRHFVLKVPENLDLAGTAPLLCAGITTWSPLRHWKVGKGSKVAVVGLGGLGHMAIKLAAALGAEVSLFSRSPGKKQDAHDLGAHDVIISTNEEEMKGAKSTFDVIIDTVPYEHDLTPYVNTLNVNGTLVLVGYLGNMDEMLNSVPMIMGRRSVAGSVIGGIAETQELLDFCGEHNITSEIEVIDMKEINDAYERMLKSDVRYRFVIDMASFKDN is encoded by the coding sequence ATGAGTAAAACGAATGTAAGGGCGTATGGTACGGAAGCTGCCGATGCGCCACTGGATGCGATGACGATAGCCCGCCGGGAACCTACAAGCCGGGATGTGGAGATAGCTATACAATACTGTGGGGTGTGCCACTCTGACCTGCACACGGCCCGCAATGACTGGGGCGGTACAAAATACCCTGCAGTGCCGGGCCACGAGATAGTGGGTAAGGTGACAGGCCTGGGCGATGATGTAAGGGATCTGAAGGTGGGGGACACGGTGGCAGTGGGCTGCATGGTGGACTCATGCGGGGAATGCGAGAATTGTAAGAATGACCTGGAGCAGTACTGTGTACGGGGCTTTACGGGTACGTATAACGGAAAGGATAAGCACCTTGGGGGCCATACCTTTGGCGGCTACTCTGAGAAGGTGGTGGAGGACCGCCACTTTGTACTGAAGGTGCCTGAGAACCTGGACCTGGCGGGTACGGCTCCCTTGCTCTGCGCGGGGATAACGACATGGTCACCGCTGCGCCACTGGAAGGTGGGTAAGGGGAGCAAGGTGGCTGTGGTGGGCCTGGGTGGCCTGGGCCATATGGCGATAAAACTGGCGGCGGCGCTGGGTGCTGAGGTGTCGCTTTTCTCCCGCTCACCGGGCAAAAAGCAGGACGCTCACGACCTGGGGGCACACGATGTGATCATCTCTACTAATGAGGAGGAGATGAAGGGGGCGAAGAGCACCTTTGATGTGATTATAGACACGGTGCCGTATGAGCATGACCTGACACCGTATGTGAATACGCTGAATGTGAATGGGACGCTGGTGCTGGTGGGCTACCTGGGTAATATGGATGAGATGCTGAACTCTGTGCCGATGATCATGGGGCGCCGCTCGGTGGCGGGGTCTGTGATAGGCGGAATAGCGGAAACGCAGGAGCTGCTGGACTTTTGCGGAGAGCATAACATAACCTCGGAGATAGAGGTGATAGACATGAAGGAGATAAATGATGCGTATGAGCGTATGCTTAAAAGTGACGTACGCTACCGGTTTGTGATAGATATGGCGTCTTTTAAAGATAACTGA
- a CDS encoding acetolactate decarboxylase: MGSRLQGLLLFLLQGSYEAGTGLVRLMALLLGLKVVNRINDMMSVKKTGVVLCLAMIGCGPAGGEGDKDMAYGDVQISGAMRNVMWKGELGPAIALDTISDKKGLYGLGPLSYLRGEIMVMDGDAYVSRVTSDTTMTVERGFEASAPFFVHTHMTEWEEVKLPAEVRSMENLEKFIEERRADRKRPFVFRLRGEVSMAKIHVQNLPEGSEVSSPEQAHRGQVNYALNDETVDIVGFFSTEHKGVFTHHDSFVHMHLITNDKGTMGHLDEMMMGEMTLYLPGI, translated from the coding sequence ATGGGAAGCAGGCTGCAAGGTCTGCTTCTTTTTTTGCTTCAGGGCTCTTACGAGGCAGGTACTGGTTTGGTACGGCTGATGGCATTACTTTTAGGATTAAAGGTGGTGAACCGGATAAATGATATGATGAGTGTAAAAAAAACCGGAGTGGTATTGTGTCTGGCAATGATAGGCTGTGGCCCTGCCGGGGGGGAAGGTGATAAGGATATGGCCTACGGGGATGTGCAAATTTCCGGAGCCATGAGAAATGTGATGTGGAAGGGTGAGCTGGGACCTGCTATTGCGCTGGATACTATCTCTGATAAAAAGGGGCTGTATGGCCTGGGGCCGCTGAGCTACCTGCGCGGGGAAATAATGGTGATGGATGGGGATGCCTATGTGTCACGGGTGACTTCTGATACAACCATGACGGTGGAAAGGGGATTTGAGGCTTCGGCGCCTTTCTTTGTGCATACTCATATGACTGAATGGGAAGAGGTGAAATTGCCGGCAGAGGTAAGGTCGATGGAAAATCTGGAAAAATTCATTGAGGAACGTAGGGCGGACAGGAAACGTCCTTTTGTCTTCAGGCTAAGGGGGGAGGTGTCCATGGCGAAAATTCACGTGCAAAATCTGCCGGAAGGGTCTGAGGTGTCTTCGCCTGAGCAGGCTCACCGGGGGCAGGTAAATTATGCGCTGAATGATGAAACGGTTGATATAGTGGGGTTTTTCTCAACGGAGCACAAGGGGGTGTTTACGCACCATGACTCTTTCGTACATATGCACCTGATCACTAACGATAAGGGTACGATGGGTCACCTGGATGAGATGATGATGGGGGAGATGACTCTTTACTTGCCGGGGATATAA
- a CDS encoding OsmC family protein: MKRNAKAVWQGSGMEGKGSLTTPSGAFKDHPYSFKARFKNEDGTAGTNPEELIAVAHAGCFNMALSFKLGEKGYTPDSLETKAVLTMDTEGDDFKITDIELNLEAKIPDIEDSEFQEIAKKAKEGCPVSVALGSVNITLNAKLK; this comes from the coding sequence ATGAAGAGAAATGCAAAAGCCGTATGGCAGGGTTCCGGTATGGAAGGAAAAGGCAGTCTCACCACACCCAGCGGAGCTTTCAAAGATCACCCCTACAGCTTCAAGGCCCGCTTTAAGAACGAGGACGGCACAGCAGGCACCAATCCTGAAGAACTCATCGCCGTCGCTCATGCCGGCTGCTTTAACATGGCCCTCAGCTTTAAGCTCGGAGAGAAAGGCTATACCCCCGACAGCCTGGAGACCAAGGCCGTCCTGACCATGGACACCGAAGGAGATGACTTTAAAATCACAGACATTGAGCTTAATCTCGAAGCCAAAATCCCCGATATCGAGGACAGCGAATTTCAGGAAATCGCCAAAAAGGCCAAAGAAGGCTGCCCCGTTTCAGTAGCCCTCGGCTCTGTAAACATCACCCTCAATGCAAAATTAAAGTAG
- a CDS encoding DEAD/DEAH box helicase — MSFDSLGLSKPLLHAIEKAGYNSPSPIQEKTIPLILEGHDMLASAQTGTGKTAGFTLPLLQILSQGKQLRRRPVRALILTPTRELAAQIQENVDKYSQFLHLSSAVIFGGVNQNPQIKALRSGVDVLTATPGRLLDLVNQGFLKLDQVEILVLDEADRMLDMGFLRDIRKVLALLPDKRQNLLFSATFSKEIKALAGGFMHKPKLVEVNPENTTVEKIDQRVIRVDKGKKPGLTVKLISEGDWQQVLVFTRTKHGANRLAEKMNKSGITAAPIHGNKSQGARTKALAGFKDGSIRVLVATDIAARGLDIPLLPHVINFELPNVPEDYVHRIGRTGRAGASGEALSLVSVDELEYLRDIEKLIGLKLDSEELDGFEPVDEPDPKEAKKPRGRSSRPRGKSPRGRGGSGGKGPGRKR; from the coding sequence ATGTCATTTGACTCCCTGGGCTTATCTAAGCCACTACTCCATGCCATCGAAAAGGCTGGATATAATAGTCCCTCTCCCATACAGGAAAAAACAATTCCCCTCATACTGGAAGGACACGATATGCTCGCTTCTGCTCAGACCGGAACGGGTAAAACGGCAGGTTTCACACTGCCTTTATTGCAAATACTCTCTCAGGGGAAACAACTGAGAAGAAGACCTGTACGTGCGCTGATCCTTACGCCTACCCGCGAACTTGCTGCGCAGATACAGGAAAATGTGGATAAATACAGCCAGTTTCTTCACCTGAGTTCGGCGGTGATATTTGGTGGGGTGAACCAAAACCCTCAGATAAAAGCGCTGAGAAGCGGTGTGGATGTACTGACGGCGACACCTGGCCGCCTGCTTGACCTGGTGAACCAGGGCTTTTTGAAACTGGACCAGGTGGAAATACTGGTGCTGGACGAAGCGGACAGGATGCTGGACATGGGCTTTCTGCGGGATATCCGGAAGGTGCTTGCTCTATTGCCTGATAAAAGGCAGAACCTGCTTTTTTCTGCGACATTCTCAAAGGAAATAAAGGCTTTGGCGGGCGGCTTTATGCACAAGCCGAAGCTGGTAGAGGTAAACCCGGAGAACACTACCGTTGAGAAAATAGACCAGCGGGTGATACGTGTAGACAAGGGCAAAAAGCCTGGACTGACTGTTAAGCTGATAAGCGAAGGGGACTGGCAGCAGGTGCTGGTGTTTACGCGAACGAAACATGGTGCCAACCGGCTGGCTGAAAAGATGAATAAGTCCGGCATTACGGCTGCCCCTATCCATGGAAATAAGAGCCAGGGTGCGCGTACGAAGGCGCTGGCGGGTTTTAAAGACGGAAGCATCCGTGTACTGGTGGCGACGGACATTGCGGCCAGGGGGCTGGATATTCCGCTGCTGCCTCACGTGATCAACTTTGAACTGCCGAATGTGCCCGAGGACTATGTGCACCGGATAGGCCGTACAGGCAGGGCGGGAGCGAGCGGCGAAGCGCTCTCCCTGGTGTCGGTAGACGAGCTGGAATACCTGCGTGATATAGAAAAACTGATCGGCCTGAAGCTTGACTCTGAGGAGTTGGATGGCTTTGAGCCGGTGGACGAACCCGATCCAAAAGAGGCAAAAAAACCGAGAGGACGCTCCTCGAGACCACGTGGGAAAAGTCCCCGCGGACGTGGTGGCAGTGGTGGAAAAGGGCCGGGCCGTAAAAGGTAA
- a CDS encoding two-component regulator propeller domain-containing protein, which yields MINPLKLRHLLFLPIAILTGVPTACSDEDKKAQAERELPEAVYGAIAGRTDTASLLNFTSGVRAIMEDSRGNVWFGSMQEGGAMYDGERFTYFDETNGLGDNMVSAIYEGSDGLIWFEGAKGVSRYDGQAVCKGVSSGNG from the coding sequence ATGATAAATCCTTTAAAGCTCCGGCACCTGTTATTTCTGCCTATCGCTATCCTCACGGGTGTACCTACCGCATGCAGTGACGAAGACAAGAAAGCGCAAGCGGAGAGGGAGCTCCCCGAAGCTGTCTACGGCGCCATTGCAGGCCGAACGGATACTGCGTCGCTACTGAACTTTACGAGTGGTGTACGGGCAATTATGGAAGACAGCAGGGGGAATGTATGGTTCGGAAGCATGCAGGAAGGAGGGGCCATGTATGATGGGGAGAGGTTTACTTACTTTGATGAGACGAATGGCCTGGGTGACAACATGGTTAGTGCCATCTATGAAGGTAGTGATGGCCTCATCTGGTTTGAAGGAGCCAAGGGAGTGAGCCGGTATGATGGGCAGGCAGTATGCAAAGGTGTATCCTCCGGCAACGGCTGA
- a CDS encoding two-component regulator propeller domain-containing protein, protein MMGRQYAKVYPPATAEWALIKNGPWFKSDGLYSYTKQEGGPGMYGYDGQRLVYHPFPIKNKPGEDNYYSITTPYIRRGDGSIWVGTYGAAIGYDGERFTVLGNEALGLTDASGFLHIRSLMEDSKGNLWIGNNGMGVIKYSGGEASFFTKEVKLRKEEAEGNHLDRVFSMAEDASGNIWFGTADSGVWQYDGDTMTNYSVEDGMDAAHVWTIYQSKNGGMWFGTANPSGVYKYNGEGFERVF, encoded by the coding sequence ATGATGGGCAGGCAGTATGCAAAGGTGTATCCTCCGGCAACGGCTGAGTGGGCCCTGATAAAGAATGGTCCCTGGTTTAAGTCTGATGGGCTTTATAGCTATACGAAGCAGGAAGGAGGCCCGGGAATGTATGGGTATGACGGGCAAAGGCTGGTGTACCATCCCTTTCCTATAAAAAATAAACCCGGTGAGGACAATTACTATTCTATCACTACGCCATATATCAGGCGCGGCGACGGCAGTATCTGGGTGGGCACGTACGGAGCGGCTATAGGATATGATGGGGAGAGGTTTACTGTATTGGGTAATGAGGCGCTGGGACTAACGGATGCCTCGGGATTTTTGCATATACGTAGCCTGATGGAAGATAGTAAGGGGAATCTCTGGATAGGAAATAACGGGATGGGGGTGATCAAATATAGCGGGGGTGAAGCCAGCTTTTTTACCAAAGAGGTGAAGCTGAGGAAAGAGGAGGCTGAAGGCAATCACCTGGACAGGGTGTTTTCTATGGCTGAGGATGCTTCTGGTAATATCTGGTTTGGGACTGCGGACTCGGGTGTATGGCAGTATGATGGTGATACGATGACGAACTACAGCGTAGAGGACGGGATGGACGCAGCTCACGTCTGGACGATCTACCAAAGTAAAAACGGCGGAATGTGGTTTGGAACGGCTAACCCCAGCGGGGTATATAAGTATAATGGAGAGGGCTTCGAGAGGGTGTTTTAA
- a CDS encoding pinensin family lanthipeptide, translated as MKKVNLKQLEVKSFVTKVNVKGGVFAVAGESEFNTVCPFCPDIDEFA; from the coding sequence ATGAAAAAAGTGAATCTTAAGCAGCTTGAAGTAAAGAGCTTCGTTACTAAGGTAAATGTAAAAGGTGGTGTATTTGCTGTGGCTGGCGAGAGCGAGTTCAATACGGTATGCCCTTTCTGCCCTGATATTGATGAATTTGCTTAA